One stretch of Oceanipulchritudo coccoides DNA includes these proteins:
- a CDS encoding response regulator transcription factor produces the protein MAKPKPLILIVEDDPELAHLISDQLESSGMLTQVHHRAANVVRYLQSNFANLMLLDINLPDGSGFDLVEKLKAENIDVPIIFLTGNNNETDRVKGLEMGGDDYITKPFSFTELVARIHAVLRRAETSLDNRVTKNASVSEGPFEFQGAMVNPERMEIEFPDKKSEKIGRKELGILAFLNDNANSVITRRTLIHGVWGIHADVRSRSLDQYIVKVRGLYQKHGLNLDAFKTIHGVGYIYNTEGEEN, from the coding sequence ATGGCTAAACCAAAACCACTCATCCTCATCGTCGAAGACGACCCGGAACTCGCCCACCTGATTTCCGATCAACTTGAGTCCTCGGGAATGCTCACCCAGGTGCATCACCGGGCCGCGAATGTCGTCCGCTATCTGCAGAGTAATTTTGCCAACCTGATGCTGTTGGACATCAACCTGCCGGATGGATCGGGCTTTGATCTCGTGGAAAAGCTGAAGGCTGAGAATATCGACGTGCCGATCATTTTCCTGACGGGGAACAACAACGAGACGGACCGGGTCAAGGGCCTTGAAATGGGCGGGGATGACTACATCACAAAACCGTTCAGCTTCACGGAGCTGGTAGCCCGGATTCACGCCGTCTTGCGGCGTGCGGAGACCTCGCTCGACAATCGCGTGACGAAAAACGCCAGCGTTTCGGAGGGACCCTTCGAGTTCCAGGGAGCCATGGTCAATCCGGAACGTATGGAGATTGAGTTTCCGGACAAGAAGTCTGAAAAGATCGGGCGCAAGGAGTTGGGCATTCTCGCCTTCCTGAATGACAATGCGAATTCTGTCATCACCCGGCGCACCCTGATTCACGGGGTCTGGGGAATCCACGCCGACGTCCGTAGTCGCAGCCTTGACCAGTATATCGTCAAGGTGCGGGGGCTGTACCAGAAACACGGCCTGAACCTGGATGCCTTCAAGACCATTCACGGTGTCGGATATATCTACAACACCGAGGGTGAAGAAAACTGA
- a CDS encoding DEAD/DEAH box helicase, translating into MTDIDISDAASAEALPAFKELGLHPDVLRALEEKGYERPTPIQAEAIPLLLSGKDVIGGSQTGTGKTAAFSLPLLSNLQENHKNPRVLILEPTRELAQQVIVQLETYGKYRHLKSVLLHGGVGYGKQKDALKNGVDIIVATPGRLLDHMGQKTASLAKVEVLILDEADRMLDMGFLPDVHRILRECPKKRQSLLFSATIPPEIDRLSKMMLKDPVQIKIGGGRQPAETIEHAIYPVDDRQKFDLLVAILEEIEYHSVLIFTRTKVGADTISRWLNETNHGPIGVLHSDRKQKEREACLADFKSGKIEILVATDIVARGIDISDVSHVVNYDIPLHAEDYVHRIGRTGRANKSGDAVTLLTAGELDFLRSIERFIGKEIPQKKLDSFNYNWSPLFEKLGKPKKKKRNRGYIPQSKF; encoded by the coding sequence ATGACAGACATCGACATATCAGACGCGGCAAGTGCGGAAGCGCTGCCGGCTTTTAAAGAATTAGGCCTCCACCCGGATGTTCTCCGGGCCCTCGAGGAAAAGGGATACGAGCGCCCAACGCCCATTCAGGCAGAGGCCATCCCGCTCCTCCTCTCAGGAAAGGACGTCATCGGCGGCTCCCAGACCGGAACCGGAAAGACAGCGGCTTTTTCCCTGCCACTTCTCTCCAATCTTCAGGAGAACCACAAGAATCCACGGGTCCTGATCCTTGAACCGACCCGCGAGCTGGCCCAGCAAGTGATTGTGCAGCTTGAGACTTACGGCAAATACCGCCATCTCAAGTCTGTCCTGTTGCATGGCGGGGTAGGTTACGGGAAACAAAAGGACGCCTTGAAGAACGGGGTGGATATTATTGTGGCGACGCCCGGGCGACTCCTCGACCACATGGGGCAGAAGACCGCTAGCCTCGCAAAAGTGGAAGTCCTCATCCTTGACGAGGCCGACCGGATGCTAGACATGGGTTTTCTCCCGGATGTTCACCGCATCCTTCGAGAATGTCCCAAAAAGCGACAAAGCCTCCTGTTTTCGGCAACGATTCCGCCCGAGATTGACCGCTTGAGCAAGATGATGCTCAAGGATCCCGTGCAGATCAAGATTGGCGGAGGCCGCCAACCGGCGGAGACGATCGAGCATGCCATTTATCCGGTGGACGACCGGCAGAAGTTCGATCTGCTGGTCGCGATCCTCGAGGAAATCGAATATCACAGTGTGCTCATTTTTACCCGTACTAAGGTTGGTGCGGATACTATTTCCCGCTGGCTGAACGAGACAAACCACGGCCCAATCGGGGTTTTGCATTCGGACCGCAAACAAAAGGAACGCGAAGCCTGCCTGGCGGATTTTAAATCGGGTAAGATTGAAATCCTTGTCGCCACCGACATTGTTGCCCGCGGAATCGACATCAGTGACGTCAGCCATGTCGTTAATTATGATATTCCCCTGCACGCCGAAGATTATGTTCACCGAATTGGACGGACTGGCCGTGCCAACAAGTCCGGTGACGCAGTCACTTTGCTGACGGCCGGCGAGCTGGATTTTCTGCGATCGATCGAGCGCTTCATCGGCAAGGAGATCCCGCAGAAGAAATTGGACTCTTTCAATTACAACTGGTCTCCGCTTTTTGAAAAGCTCGGCAAGCCGAAAAAGAAGAAGCGCAACCGCGGCTATATTCCTCAATCAAAATTCTAG
- a CDS encoding phosphoribosyl-ATP diphosphatase: protein MKKFESLFEELKEKAERADPSSGTVKLLAKGKHAIGKKLIEEAGEVWMAARYEGKEQTAEEISQLLYHAQVMMLANDLELEDIYRYL, encoded by the coding sequence ATGAAAAAATTCGAGAGCCTGTTTGAAGAATTAAAAGAGAAGGCGGAGCGCGCTGACCCCTCTTCCGGCACGGTGAAGCTGCTGGCGAAAGGCAAGCATGCCATCGGAAAGAAGCTGATTGAAGAAGCCGGCGAGGTCTGGATGGCGGCCCGATATGAGGGAAAAGAGCAGACTGCGGAGGAAATTTCCCAGCTCCTTTACCACGCCCAGGTAATGATGCTCGCCAATGATCTCGAACTGGAAGACATCTACCGCTATTTATAA
- a CDS encoding YceH family protein encodes MELNAIEARVLGALMEKAKTTPEYYPLTLNSLISACNQKTSRDPVTDYDEEEVSGAIETLREKHLAMRVDMAGSRTAKFRENASVTWELRKEEYALLTALLLRGPQTPGQLRQRTERIYPFAELPQVTDWLHRMENREDEPHTLVQSVGRTPGGKEIRYLHTLVPGLENFEAPVEKVERTNIPVPTGSSRLDNIEETLANLQSKVAHLEKLIDDITS; translated from the coding sequence ATGGAACTCAACGCCATAGAAGCTAGGGTTCTCGGGGCTCTCATGGAGAAGGCGAAGACTACGCCCGAATATTATCCGCTTACGTTGAATTCCCTCATCAGTGCCTGTAACCAGAAAACGAGTCGCGATCCCGTGACGGACTACGACGAGGAGGAAGTCTCGGGAGCGATCGAGACGCTCCGCGAAAAACATCTCGCCATGCGAGTGGATATGGCTGGTTCTCGCACGGCTAAATTCCGGGAAAATGCCTCTGTCACTTGGGAACTCCGGAAAGAGGAGTACGCCCTTTTGACTGCGCTCCTTCTGCGCGGTCCACAAACACCCGGCCAGCTTCGCCAGCGGACCGAGCGGATTTACCCATTTGCGGAGCTGCCGCAAGTAACGGATTGGCTTCATCGAATGGAGAACCGTGAGGATGAACCACACACCCTCGTGCAATCCGTTGGACGCACTCCCGGGGGCAAGGAAATCCGTTATCTCCACACGCTCGTTCCCGGGCTTGAGAATTTCGAGGCTCCCGTAGAAAAAGTTGAAAGGACAAACATCCCTGTCCCGACGGGCAGCAGCCGCTTGGACAACATCGAAGAGACCCTTGCCAACCTCCAGTCCAAAGTTGCCCACCTCGAAAAACTGATCGATGACATCACCTCCTGA
- a CDS encoding TolC family protein produces MMSPRFPVLFLSLFLCTGLFAKAPIPFAEELFPELKELMTGAAMDSPGLRLLELRVEERAGDLDVAIAQNRPSARLNARLLGNYDVRDDIDNDFRGDLSAGVTINQPLYQWGNLKRRVEVARQRLELEGVEYENQGSRQFMQLREAYLNWILMRERRRITRQSIELSESFVAARRQLLEAGQSSEQDVLEMEARLLENRESLAFAEKSIRNQEDTLSRLSGISIAQSGLKGAPLTLIEPMSSEEFAELQASVRQSLGGVSDPLQSRWEILEQIEDEQLAMLDKRNWPFVDLVAGAFTDQLDSINQQDSVTRVRFYAGLQVNWNIFDSWQTDGYKRSTLARKRAYALRKEEASDDFSRQVDSLLAEIQLNLKQIEARGKRESLLDRRVTLLRQQAERNLITGIDLIEGEINYLNVQQWLMEARVQYLMNLMRLGVLLDMDPAAAYYTPQS; encoded by the coding sequence ATGATGTCACCACGTTTTCCTGTCCTGTTTCTTTCTTTGTTTTTGTGCACAGGGCTCTTCGCCAAGGCCCCGATCCCCTTTGCCGAGGAGCTCTTTCCGGAGCTGAAGGAGTTGATGACAGGTGCCGCGATGGATTCTCCCGGGCTCCGTTTGCTGGAGCTTCGGGTTGAGGAAAGAGCGGGCGATCTGGATGTTGCCATTGCCCAAAACCGTCCGAGTGCCCGTCTTAACGCGCGCCTACTGGGAAATTACGACGTCCGGGATGACATTGATAACGATTTTCGCGGTGACTTGAGTGCCGGTGTTACCATCAATCAACCCCTTTATCAGTGGGGCAATTTAAAGCGCCGAGTCGAAGTGGCTCGACAACGCCTTGAATTGGAGGGTGTGGAATACGAAAACCAGGGATCCCGTCAGTTCATGCAATTGCGCGAGGCTTACCTGAATTGGATCCTGATGCGCGAACGCCGCCGCATAACCCGTCAATCCATTGAGCTCTCGGAATCCTTCGTGGCCGCCCGGCGCCAGTTGCTGGAGGCAGGCCAGAGCTCTGAGCAGGATGTTCTGGAAATGGAAGCCCGTCTCCTTGAGAACCGTGAGTCGCTGGCCTTTGCCGAGAAATCTATCCGTAATCAGGAAGACACGCTTTCCCGGCTTAGCGGAATTTCCATCGCTCAAAGTGGACTAAAGGGTGCTCCGCTTACCTTGATTGAACCCATGTCGAGCGAGGAGTTTGCAGAGTTGCAGGCATCGGTTCGTCAAAGCCTGGGCGGAGTTTCGGATCCGCTACAATCCCGCTGGGAGATCCTTGAGCAAATTGAGGACGAGCAGCTGGCCATGTTGGACAAGCGCAACTGGCCCTTTGTCGACTTGGTGGCCGGAGCTTTTACCGATCAGCTGGACTCAATCAATCAGCAGGATTCCGTCACCCGAGTCCGATTTTATGCAGGCCTTCAGGTTAACTGGAACATTTTCGACAGCTGGCAAACCGATGGCTACAAGCGCAGCACACTCGCCCGGAAGCGGGCATACGCGCTTCGCAAGGAAGAAGCCTCCGATGATTTCAGCCGACAGGTTGATTCCTTGCTGGCAGAGATCCAGTTGAACTTGAAACAGATCGAGGCAAGGGGTAAGCGCGAAAGTCTGCTCGACCGGCGAGTCACGCTCCTGCGCCAACAGGCCGAGCGAAATCTCATCACCGGGATTGATCTAATCGAGGGTGAAATCAACTACCTCAATGTGCAGCAGTGGCTCATGGAAGCCCGTGTCCAATATCTTATGAACCTGATGCGCCTCGGGGTCCTGCTCGACATGGATCCGGCAGCTGCTTACTATACTCCGCAATCATGA
- a CDS encoding efflux RND transporter periplasmic adaptor subunit, which produces MNRWLKIGIPVLVVLVAIFLLNRQFGMTAIVAPATGGKAVNAVTGTVEVRANADIRVKAQHPGVIVENRVQPGQVVEIDAVISVQASEDLDLQIEQAQIRLEAARAREALESTNKIDLESIEEEIEGVALAVQLKQAPVSQLENLKRNKRKTEVFWKAEEIQERESRRLLENQLAQLSLKKNQMITQAPFAGTIAEINAFKGDLVNGGQNLVRLISHGRIVILKLTEEDYFGVQEGQPVTLRLASYPDRTFAGTVQRLEDVSDSNSKTRNVFVTVDAPDSILVPGLTGEGYLVKDERDNAVLIPRRALIGNLVYVVDNGSVDVRRVQPGYMGLNQAEVLEGIEEGDLIILENQNLFKPGDRVEAVESGKR; this is translated from the coding sequence ATGAATCGCTGGCTCAAAATTGGCATTCCCGTACTGGTCGTTCTTGTAGCGATATTTCTCCTCAATCGCCAATTTGGCATGACGGCCATCGTCGCCCCGGCTACGGGAGGAAAGGCGGTCAATGCTGTTACGGGGACTGTCGAGGTGCGGGCCAACGCGGATATTCGTGTCAAGGCGCAGCATCCTGGAGTCATTGTGGAAAACCGAGTCCAACCGGGTCAGGTTGTGGAAATTGATGCCGTGATTTCCGTGCAGGCTTCGGAGGATCTTGATCTGCAGATTGAGCAGGCACAGATACGGCTTGAAGCGGCACGGGCAAGGGAAGCGCTTGAGAGCACCAACAAAATTGATCTGGAATCCATTGAGGAGGAAATTGAGGGCGTTGCGCTCGCGGTGCAATTAAAGCAGGCCCCGGTTTCCCAATTGGAGAATCTGAAGCGCAACAAGCGAAAGACGGAGGTCTTTTGGAAAGCTGAGGAAATTCAGGAACGCGAAAGCCGGCGTCTGCTCGAAAACCAACTTGCCCAGCTCAGCCTGAAGAAAAACCAGATGATAACGCAGGCGCCCTTTGCCGGGACAATTGCTGAGATCAATGCCTTCAAGGGTGACTTGGTCAACGGTGGCCAGAATCTTGTGCGCCTGATTTCGCATGGGCGAATCGTGATCTTGAAGCTGACGGAAGAGGATTACTTTGGGGTACAAGAGGGCCAGCCGGTTACCTTGCGGCTGGCTTCCTATCCTGACCGCACTTTTGCGGGGACCGTGCAACGGCTTGAGGACGTGTCGGATTCCAACAGCAAGACGCGCAATGTATTCGTCACGGTTGACGCACCGGATTCCATTCTGGTCCCGGGCCTGACTGGTGAAGGGTACCTCGTCAAGGATGAGCGCGACAACGCGGTCCTCATTCCACGCCGGGCACTCATCGGCAATCTGGTCTATGTTGTCGATAATGGCTCGGTGGACGTTCGGCGGGTCCAACCAGGGTACATGGGGCTGAACCAGGCGGAGGTCCTCGAGGGAATCGAGGAAGGGGATTTGATCATTCTCGAAAACCAGAATCTTTTTAAACCGGGGGATCGTGTTGAAGCGGTCGAGTCCGGGAAGCGCTAA
- the hisG gene encoding ATP phosphoribosyltransferase: MFKVAIPNKGSLSEGAVEILSDAGYRCKRHSRELVVRDAEHDVEFIFLRPRDIAVYVGSGLVNAGITGRDLAQDSEAAVEECLSLNLGRSRFCYAVPKGSGITPDTLGGKRIATSYASIVRQDLKKRGIEAQVVRLDGAVEISIKLGVADVIADVVESGRTLVEAGLEITGDPIMKSEAVVIHRKGNSPDEALNLLLKRLEGILVAREYVLLEYVVPRNSIDAACAITPGVKSPTVSPVNEAGWVAVAAMVKAAGLNRIIDQLGELQAKGIIAQEIKTCRL, translated from the coding sequence ATGTTCAAAGTAGCCATACCCAACAAAGGCTCACTCTCAGAGGGAGCCGTGGAAATCCTGAGTGACGCCGGATACCGGTGCAAGCGGCACAGTCGCGAGTTGGTGGTCCGCGACGCGGAGCACGATGTGGAGTTCATTTTCCTCCGCCCCCGGGATATTGCCGTGTATGTGGGCTCGGGACTGGTCAATGCGGGCATCACGGGCCGTGACTTGGCACAGGATTCGGAGGCGGCCGTGGAGGAATGCCTCTCTCTTAACTTGGGTCGATCGCGCTTCTGTTATGCTGTCCCAAAGGGATCCGGGATCACCCCGGATACGCTTGGCGGAAAGCGGATTGCGACCAGTTACGCGAGTATCGTCCGCCAGGATTTGAAAAAGCGGGGAATTGAGGCGCAGGTGGTCCGTCTGGACGGCGCGGTTGAGATTTCCATCAAGCTCGGGGTGGCGGACGTCATTGCCGATGTCGTTGAATCGGGTCGGACACTCGTCGAGGCTGGGCTGGAAATCACGGGTGACCCGATTATGAAATCGGAAGCTGTGGTCATTCACCGCAAAGGCAATTCACCCGACGAGGCATTGAACCTTCTTTTGAAGCGTCTTGAGGGAATCCTCGTCGCCCGCGAATACGTTCTGCTTGAGTACGTGGTGCCGCGCAATTCGATCGATGCGGCCTGCGCAATCACTCCGGGTGTGAAAAGCCCGACGGTTTCACCGGTTAATGAAGCGGGTTGGGTGGCGGTTGCGGCCATGGTCAAGGCCGCTGGACTAAACCGGATTATTGACCAACTGGGTGAGCTTCAGGCAAAGGGTATTATCGCCCAGGAAATAAAGACCTGTCGCCTCTAG
- a CDS encoding twin-arginine translocase TatA/TatE family subunit produces the protein MQGIGGPELLIILVIILLLFGAKKLPELAKGLGKSMKEFKKATQEVQDDFQEAMDAVDTDKKPATPAKDAPAEKSVPKKVPES, from the coding sequence ATCCAGGGCATTGGCGGCCCGGAACTGCTGATTATCCTCGTCATTATCCTCCTGCTTTTCGGAGCCAAGAAGCTCCCGGAGTTGGCGAAGGGCCTTGGCAAATCCATGAAGGAATTCAAGAAGGCGACCCAGGAGGTTCAGGATGATTTCCAGGAGGCCATGGACGCCGTCGATACCGACAAGAAGCCAGCCACACCAGCAAAAGACGCTCCCGCGGAGAAGTCTGTCCCCAAGAAGGTACCTGAATCCTGA
- a CDS encoding glutamate--tRNA ligase family protein has translation MKAPEHTNTPAKYRGRIAPTPSGWLHLGHAVTFSMAWRRARDQQGALVYRTEDLDPDRCRPEFSRGAMEDLRWWGLDWDEGPDCGGPFGPYTQSQRMETFAAALKQLKASGFIYPSPHSRREIKERQPQQSPVDGDPLFPVELRNTSSDSPQSYAEEEVNWRFRVPDGQIIRFIDNRSGEKAYLAGRDFGDFIVWRRDGLPSYDFAVVVDDHAMGITEVVRGEDLLVSTARQLLIYKAMGWEPPEWYHCGLVMDPATGRRLSKTHQSLGLRALREKGLRPGLEPGAYSSLSPSQDA, from the coding sequence ATGAAAGCGCCAGAGCACACAAACACGCCCGCAAAGTACCGGGGCCGGATTGCCCCGACTCCCTCGGGATGGTTGCACCTGGGACATGCAGTGACATTCTCCATGGCATGGCGAAGGGCCCGGGATCAACAAGGTGCTCTGGTCTATCGCACGGAGGATCTGGATCCGGACCGTTGCCGCCCGGAATTCTCCCGCGGGGCAATGGAGGACTTGCGTTGGTGGGGCCTCGACTGGGACGAGGGCCCGGATTGCGGTGGCCCCTTTGGTCCTTACACGCAAAGTCAGCGTATGGAGACCTTCGCGGCGGCATTGAAGCAGTTAAAGGCCAGCGGATTCATTTATCCCTCACCGCATTCGCGGCGCGAAATCAAGGAAAGGCAGCCGCAGCAATCGCCGGTTGATGGAGACCCGCTCTTTCCGGTTGAACTCAGGAACACCTCATCCGACAGCCCGCAAAGCTATGCCGAAGAGGAAGTGAACTGGCGATTCCGCGTGCCTGACGGTCAGATAATCCGCTTTATCGACAACCGGTCGGGCGAAAAGGCCTATCTGGCCGGGCGCGACTTTGGAGACTTCATCGTCTGGCGCCGGGATGGTCTGCCCTCCTATGACTTTGCCGTTGTGGTGGATGATCACGCAATGGGAATCACGGAGGTTGTCCGAGGAGAGGACCTGCTGGTTTCAACAGCACGGCAACTCCTGATTTACAAGGCCATGGGCTGGGAACCACCCGAATGGTACCATTGTGGGTTGGTCATGGATCCGGCAACCGGCAGACGTCTTTCCAAGACACACCAGTCCCTGGGCTTAAGGGCGCTCAGGGAAAAGGGCCTCCGCCCGGGGCTTGAGCCGGGTGCTTACAGCAGCCTCAGTCCGTCTCAAGACGCTTGA
- a CDS encoding methylated-DNA--[protein]-cysteine S-methyltransferase: MTSPPENSKRVRLIDPREAGISIREPLNIYPFEYESASGWIGLQKETIVWISFGSLDREALKKYWSGPFKEGKRCPVKVELLAEAAKGDASLKLCPIGTPFQRKVWQHLICIPFSTTRTYGEIASELGSANHARAVGTAVGANPIAWLIPCHRVLPASGKTGAYRWGSNYKKMLLEWENGSPKKESINPIPEGKQKLEAMLLKAQRFEDIAKLAGDIAHDLNNLLAPIGMSTQLLKRKMQDESLNRYVDIIETSTGRARSVIQEILTFSRETEGGEVEIIAVHPLLKEIEKIVRETFPDRLEADFQYSPTSTKIRIDPTQFHRAILNILVNARDAIKGKGRITLQESVHDLKMKVSVGDRQLVPGRFVCISISDTGCGIPEDIREQIFDPFFTTKPKEEGTGLGLASVYGIIARAGGFIDLESTPGEGSTFHIYLPQPKS; this comes from the coding sequence ATGACATCACCTCCTGAAAACTCCAAAAGGGTCCGCCTCATTGATCCGAGGGAAGCCGGGATTTCAATTCGTGAGCCGCTCAACATCTACCCGTTCGAGTATGAGTCAGCTTCCGGGTGGATCGGTCTGCAAAAGGAAACGATTGTCTGGATCTCTTTTGGATCCTTGGACCGCGAGGCCCTGAAAAAATACTGGAGCGGTCCCTTCAAGGAGGGCAAACGCTGTCCGGTCAAGGTGGAATTGCTGGCGGAGGCAGCCAAAGGAGACGCCTCCCTTAAATTGTGCCCTATCGGAACCCCCTTCCAGAGGAAAGTCTGGCAACACCTCATTTGTATTCCTTTTTCCACGACAAGAACCTACGGGGAGATTGCCTCGGAACTGGGCTCAGCCAACCATGCACGGGCCGTGGGAACAGCCGTGGGGGCAAACCCGATCGCCTGGCTCATCCCGTGTCACAGGGTCCTTCCGGCAAGTGGGAAAACAGGGGCCTATCGCTGGGGCAGCAATTACAAGAAGATGCTCCTTGAGTGGGAAAATGGTTCACCAAAGAAAGAATCCATTAATCCGATTCCGGAGGGAAAGCAGAAGCTTGAGGCAATGCTGCTGAAGGCGCAACGCTTCGAGGATATCGCAAAGCTGGCGGGGGACATCGCCCACGACCTGAATAATCTCCTCGCCCCGATCGGTATGTCGACACAGCTCCTGAAACGCAAAATGCAGGACGAGTCACTCAACCGCTATGTTGACATCATTGAGACGAGCACCGGCAGGGCCCGCTCTGTCATCCAGGAAATACTGACATTTTCACGGGAAACGGAAGGCGGGGAAGTCGAGATTATAGCGGTCCATCCACTTCTCAAGGAAATCGAAAAGATCGTCCGGGAGACCTTCCCTGATCGCCTTGAAGCCGACTTTCAATACTCGCCAACCTCGACGAAAATCAGGATTGACCCGACCCAGTTTCATCGCGCCATCCTGAATATCCTCGTCAACGCGAGAGATGCGATCAAGGGAAAGGGCAGGATTACGCTTCAGGAAAGCGTGCATGATTTGAAAATGAAAGTGTCGGTGGGGGACCGACAGCTGGTACCCGGGCGCTTTGTCTGTATTTCCATTTCCGATACAGGATGCGGCATCCCCGAGGATATACGGGAACAGATTTTCGATCCATTTTTCACGACCAAGCCGAAGGAAGAAGGAACCGGACTGGGCCTTGCCTCAGTCTACGGGATCATTGCCCGGGCGGGCGGATTCATTGATTTGGAATCAACCCCCGGAGAGGGATCAACTTTCCACATTTATCTCCCGCAGCCCAAAAGCTGA
- a CDS encoding 5'-3' exonuclease, producing MKVVLVDGFNMAFRAYYGMPELTREDGFPTGAVHGWVRTLWWIEDNVKPDNLLVFFDLGGAQRQLAIREDYKANRGEAPEDLEKQIPVIKEWTRAAGYVGIEEHGVEADDLIAAYSVKYAEEGHEVLILSADKDLAQLVTDKVHQLVPPPTANPKLGWRELDPEGVEKKFGVRANQIADYLALIGDTSDNIPGLKGVGPKTAAKWLNQYRTLEEIIAHCGELNPKRFQGLVYAEADNIRRNLEMTKLDRSLSIDIEAHAEPDPERAVSLLKEMEMGRSAEALVKRLETD from the coding sequence ATGAAAGTTGTCCTTGTCGATGGATTCAACATGGCGTTCCGCGCCTACTATGGAATGCCCGAGCTCACCCGGGAGGATGGTTTCCCGACCGGTGCGGTGCATGGCTGGGTCCGTACCCTCTGGTGGATCGAGGATAATGTGAAGCCGGACAATCTCCTCGTCTTTTTTGATTTGGGCGGTGCCCAGAGGCAGTTGGCGATCCGTGAGGATTACAAGGCCAACCGGGGTGAAGCGCCGGAGGATCTCGAAAAGCAGATCCCGGTCATCAAGGAATGGACCCGCGCTGCGGGTTATGTCGGTATTGAAGAACACGGGGTTGAGGCCGATGACCTCATCGCTGCCTACAGCGTCAAATACGCGGAGGAAGGCCACGAGGTCCTCATCCTCAGCGCCGACAAGGACCTCGCCCAACTGGTGACGGACAAGGTACACCAACTCGTCCCGCCCCCGACAGCCAATCCCAAGCTGGGTTGGCGTGAGCTGGACCCTGAGGGAGTGGAGAAAAAATTTGGTGTGCGCGCGAACCAGATCGCCGACTATCTCGCCCTGATTGGAGATACTTCGGACAACATTCCCGGGCTCAAGGGTGTGGGTCCCAAAACGGCTGCCAAGTGGTTGAATCAATACCGGACCCTCGAGGAAATTATTGCCCACTGTGGGGAGTTGAATCCCAAGCGCTTTCAGGGATTGGTCTACGCCGAGGCAGACAATATCCGCCGAAATCTTGAAATGACCAAGCTGGACCGGTCACTCTCAATCGATATTGAGGCCCATGCCGAACCGGATCCGGAGCGGGCGGTTTCCTTGCTCAAGGAAATGGAGATGGGCCGTTCCGCGGAAGCCCTTGTCAAGCGTCTTGAGACGGACTGA